The following are encoded in a window of Ogataea parapolymorpha DL-1 chromosome VII, whole genome shotgun sequence genomic DNA:
- a CDS encoding BRCT-containing protein 1, whose product MSLFEGHRFLIIQSSELSATKAENLKKQIISTGYNEDGGILIKRNSDLIPISNEKLVKVTLIVSNTIDFVEYQLAEELMIPVVRDAWVVDSIAANLIETLRSYSPDPKYFLSSVSICCAASICKGDKEALFSAVRSFGGIHTDHLSRRTTHLIALDTDDDICRMAIAFNQACERDVIAIVRPEWLLDSIISKRKLEEDKYRVGSKDRSPEPATSVLFKGRTFFLDDDFNISSRVSSSLKTLIEQHGGKVDSEDRANTYIGKYRAGDMYQLAIDEKWPIGNLNWLFWMLLHEEWITPGKIMLHYPYPREALEGMDRVVVSVTHYSGDSRLYLQQLVEIMGGTFTKNLRQFTTTHLLVAKPTGEKYKYAQEWNIKCLNHLWLEESYAKWELQDDSDPRYLKFGDQVDVAHAVGHTSLDVGLTSSQNTRIDSQNVSSSLEMPRKKAKPNSKPYNIVAILTGCDKEFSASDLRNLNKVGIKVVEQPTNSLNCIIAPGILRTEKFLKSLSKSPKYLLTPMFLIDVLATVHSHKLDDFEHFKPHIDKYDLSKHINFKKDPKMKEIFLDPSLGAQNIVNLIENSNSKLFESGDFCVSATIPGGPDLISSIVKSFGCRVCLIIDKKTKRLPKRVAATRYLLCEAKDQPLQNHFRKLAEKEHYRIVEWNWVVMSIFNTKLVDRFIIDEN is encoded by the coding sequence ATGTCTCTCTTTGAGGGCCATCGATTCCTTATAATACAGTCCAGCGAGCTGTCTGCAACCAAGGCAgagaatttgaaaaaacAGATTATTAGCACTGGGTACAATGAGGATGGTGGCATCTTGATTAAGCGGAATTCTGACTTGATTCCAATATCTAATGAGAAACTGGTAAAAGTCACGCTGATAGTATCGAACACAATAGATTTTGTGGAATACCAGCTCGCGGAAGAATTGATGATCCCTGTTGTGCGAGATGCGTGGGTGGTAGACTCAATTGCTGCGAATCTGATAGAAACATTGCGATCGTATTCACCTGATCCCAAATACTTCCTTAGCAGTGTAAGTATATGTTGCGCAGCCTCGATTTGCAAAGGCGACAAGGAGGCCCTTTTCAGCGCCGTGCGCTCCTTTGGTGGAATACACACAGACCACCTGTCCCGAAGAACAACCCATCTGATTGCCCTCGACACAGACGACGACATATGCCGTATGGCTATCGCGTTCAACCAGGCATGTGAGCGGGACGTCATTGCGATCGTGAGACCGGAATGGCTTCTGGACAGTATAATATCCAAACGCAAACTCGAGGAAGACAAATACCGCGTCGGCTCTAAGGATCGATCCCCAGAGCCGGCGACTTCTGTTTTGTTTAAAGGACGGactttttttctggatGATGATTTTAATATCTCGAGCCGAGTGAGCTCTAGCCTGAAAACACTTATAGAACAACACGGGGGCAAGGTAGATTCTGAAGATCGGGCAAACACTTACATTGGGAAGTATCGAGCTGGCGATATGTACCAGCTCGCCATTGACGAGAAATGGCCTATTGGAAACCTGAATTGGCTGTTTTGGATGCTATTACACGAGGAGTGGATCACTCCAGGTAAAATAATGCTCCACTATCCATATCCAAGAGAGGCGTTAGAAGGGATGGATAGGGTAGTGGTTTCGGTCACGCATTATAGCGGAGACTCACGCCTGTATTTacagcagctggtggaaatcaTGGGCGGAACATTTACAAAAAATCTTCGACAATTCACCACCACACATCTGCTTGTCGCAAAACCAACGGgcgaaaaatacaaatACGCACAAGAATGGAACATCAAATGCCTGAATCATTTGTGGCTCGAAGAAAGTTATGCTAAATGGGAGCTCCAAGACGATTCTGACCCCCGGTACTTGAAGTTTGGGGACCAGGTGGACGTTGCACATGCTGTTGGTCATACAAGCTTGGATGTTGGATTGACTAGTAGCCAGAACACGCGGATCGATTCTCAAAATGTGTCTAGCTCACTTGAAATGCCACGCAAAAAGGCTAAGCCAAACAGCAAACCGTACAACATCGTTGCAATACTGACCGGTTGCGATAAGGAGTTCAGTGCTTCCGATCTCCGAAATCTCAACAAAGTGGGTATTAAAGTTGTTGAACAGCCAACAAACTCCCTCAATTGCATCATTGCTCCTGGCATTCTTCGAACGGAAAAGTTTCTCAAGTCGTTGAGCAAGAGCCCGAAATATTTACTTACGCCGATGTTCCTCATAGATGTTCTCGCTACCGTACACTCGCATAAATTagacgattttgagcacTTCAAACCACACATTGACAAATATGATTTGTCAAAACATATCaacttcaagaaagaccccaagatgaaggagatATTTCTGGATCCCTCGCTAGGGGCCCAGAATATCGTCAATCTAATTGAAAATTCCAACTCTAAATTATTCGAGTCGGGAGATTTTTGCGTGTCAGCTACCATTCCAGGCGGGCCAGATCTAATCAGTAGCATTGTGAAGTCTTTTGGTTGCCGGGTATGCCTGATTATCGACAAGAAAACTAAGAGACTGCCGAAAAGGGTAGCAGCTACAAGATACTTACTCTGCGAGGCAAAAGATCAACCCCTGCAGAACCATTTTCGCAAACTGGCTGAGAAGGAGCATTACCGTATAGTGGAGTGGAACTGGGTCGTGATGTCCATATTCAATACCAAGCTAGTGGATAGATTTATAATCGATGAGAACTAA
- a CDS encoding Very-long-chain 3-oxoacyl-CoA reductase, with protein sequence MPVLPTFDSKLITGLIYTATAIGLLKIASKIYSFFSLITGLFLLPPVDFKVYGAKKGAWAVVTGASEGIGQEFAKQLASRGLNIVLISRTQSKLEQIATDIETKYKVQTRVVAADCSKNTPELYTLISKSIEDLPVSVLINNVGRSHEGPVPLVETPDEEVENILAINNLFLVKMTKLSIPVIDKAIASKKASRGLIVNIGSFAGLFPTPYLATYSGSKSFLQNFSQALSVELKSQKIDVELVLAYFVTTALSAIRRSSFFIPTPKDFVAATLRNMGRRGGAQDRFATSSPYPSHALLQYVAHNTVGVYSEFLANTTFKAMKATRAKRLKKLQKQKEAKAE encoded by the coding sequence ATGCCAGTTCTTCCAACATTTGATAGCAAACTGATTACCGGCCTTATTTACACGGCCACAGCCATTGGGCTGCTGAAAATTGCCTCAAAAATCTATAGCTTCTTCTCACTCATCACGGGTCTGTTCCTTCTCCCTCCTGTTGACTTCAAGGTTTACGGAGCCAAGAAGGGCGCATGGGCTGTGGTGACCGGAGCATCCGAAGGAATTGGACAGGAGTTTgccaagcagcttgctTCCAGGGGTCTAAATATTGTGCTGATTTCCAGAACTCAGTCTAAGCTGGAACAAATTGCCACAGATATCGAGACAAAGTACAAGGTGCAAACCAGAGTGGTGGCTGCCGATTGTTCAAAAAACACCCCTGAACTGTACACACTCATCTCCAAGTCGATTGAAGACCTGCCTGTGTCGgtgctgatcaacaacgTGGGCCGTTCGCACGAAGGCCCTGTTCCTCTTGTTGAGACTCCAGACGAGGAAGTGGAAAACATCCtggccatcaacaacttATTCTTGGTCAAAATGACCAAACTCTCCATTCCTGTTATTGACAAAGCCATTGCGTCCAAGAAGGCCAGCAGGGGTCTTATTGTGAACATTGGTTCATTCGCAGGTCTTTTCCCAACTCCGTACCTCGCCACTTACTCTGGATCAAAGTCGTTCTTGCAAAACTTCTCTCAGGCCTTGTCTgttgagctcaagagcCAGAAGATCGACGTCGAGTTGGTTCTGGCCTACTTCGTCACTACTGCTCTCTCAGCCATCAGAAGAAGCTCTTTCTTTATTCCTACTCCAAAAGACTTTGTGGCTGCTACTCTGAGAAACATGGGCAGAAGAGGCGGTGCTCAGGACAGGTTTGCCACTAGCTCTCCGTATCCTTCCCACGCCTTGCTGCAATACGTTGCACATAATACCGTTGGTGTGTATTCCGAGTTCCTTGCCAACACCACCTTCAAGGCAATGAAGGCCACGAGAGCTAAAAGGCTGAAGAAGCTgcaaaa